A single genomic interval of uncultured Sphaerochaeta sp. harbors:
- a CDS encoding transketolase, whose product MDLEALHAMSLQLRRDVVEMVYRTKDGHPSPSFSVADIITALYFEVMNIDPSNPDKSDRDRFVLSKGHACPVLYAALARRGYFPVDDLYTLRYLHSKLQGHPYAPKTKGLDATTGSLGNGVSIGLGMALAARIQKQTNRVYVITGDGELGEGMLWEAAMAASHQKAANLTVFIDNNNYQSGGTVGEVSGPYPIEDKWKAFGWHTQSIDGHDISQILSAVEKAKAETERPSAIICKTVKGNGVSFMVGENSWHKRVYTDEEYHIAMKELGGVL is encoded by the coding sequence ATGGATCTTGAAGCTTTGCATGCAATGTCTTTGCAGCTTAGGAGAGATGTCGTTGAGATGGTTTACCGTACAAAGGATGGCCATCCCAGTCCGAGTTTTTCAGTTGCAGATATTATTACCGCCCTCTACTTTGAGGTGATGAATATTGATCCATCCAACCCTGATAAGAGCGATCGTGATCGCTTTGTACTCTCCAAGGGTCACGCTTGTCCTGTATTGTATGCTGCCCTCGCCAGGCGGGGTTATTTCCCGGTAGACGACCTCTATACCCTGCGATACCTACATTCCAAGTTACAGGGACATCCTTATGCACCAAAGACCAAAGGCCTTGATGCAACCACAGGTTCGCTTGGAAACGGAGTCTCGATTGGATTGGGCATGGCCTTGGCCGCTCGAATCCAGAAGCAAACAAACCGGGTGTATGTAATCACCGGTGATGGTGAGCTTGGTGAAGGAATGCTCTGGGAAGCAGCAATGGCTGCAAGCCATCAGAAGGCAGCAAATCTGACGGTATTCATAGACAACAACAACTACCAGAGTGGAGGGACAGTCGGTGAAGTATCGGGTCCCTATCCTATTGAGGATAAGTGGAAAGCCTTCGGCTGGCATACCCAGAGCATTGACGGGCATGATATTTCCCAGATTCTGAGTGCGGTTGAGAAAGCCAAAGCAGAAACAGAGAGACCTTCGGCAATCATCTGCAAGACGGTTAAGGGAAACGGTGTTTCCTTCATGGTGGGAGAAAACTCCTGGCATAAACGGGTCTATACCGATGAAGAATACCATATTGCCATGAAGGAACTGGGAGGTGTGCTATGA
- a CDS encoding transketolase C-terminal domain-containing protein, with product MSSVDSTRIGFRDALMHLAKERDDIVFVSTDSLKVVKGEPFLEAYPDRVIELGISEQNGVGVSSGLASCGLLPYICTYAGFLTMRACEQMRTFVSYPALKVRFVGANGGLHGGNREGVSHQFIEDVGILRTMPNFTILCPADGNQVYQAMLASADIEGPVYIRIGSGREEKVFPDGTPFPLGKVRTIVDEGNDVALFCHGFVTNRVLEAARQLKEQGIGVKVVEVATIKPLDRAGIAAILGKTGCAVTIEDHTIINGLGSAIAEVIAEGNPAYLVRLGLQDVYGESGFPDELLDAYGMSVEDIIEGAKKAIKHTKA from the coding sequence ATGAGTAGTGTTGACAGCACGAGAATTGGATTTAGAGACGCACTGATGCACTTGGCGAAAGAGCGTGATGATATTGTATTTGTTTCCACAGACTCGCTGAAGGTGGTCAAGGGTGAACCATTCTTGGAAGCATATCCTGATCGTGTCATTGAACTCGGGATCTCCGAGCAGAACGGGGTGGGTGTTTCCAGCGGTCTTGCTTCCTGTGGCCTGTTGCCCTACATCTGCACCTACGCAGGGTTCTTGACGATGCGCGCTTGTGAACAGATGCGGACATTTGTCTCCTATCCCGCACTGAAAGTCCGCTTTGTTGGTGCAAACGGAGGCTTGCATGGAGGAAACCGGGAAGGGGTCTCCCACCAGTTCATTGAGGATGTGGGAATTCTCAGGACAATGCCCAATTTCACCATTCTCTGTCCTGCAGATGGAAACCAGGTTTATCAAGCGATGCTTGCAAGTGCTGATATCGAGGGACCGGTTTATATTCGGATCGGCAGTGGTCGGGAAGAGAAAGTCTTCCCCGATGGAACACCGTTTCCCTTGGGTAAGGTACGCACCATTGTTGATGAAGGAAATGATGTGGCGTTGTTCTGCCATGGATTTGTTACTAATCGCGTCTTAGAGGCTGCAAGACAGTTGAAGGAACAGGGGATCGGCGTGAAGGTTGTGGAGGTTGCAACCATCAAGCCATTGGATCGAGCAGGAATCGCAGCAATTCTTGGAAAAACAGGTTGTGCGGTAACGATCGAAGACCATACCATCATCAATGGTCTCGGTAGTGCAATTGCAGAGGTGATTGCAGAGGGAAACCCTGCCTACTTGGTACGCTTGGGATTGCAGGATGTGTACGGTGAGTCCGGCTTTCCTGATGAGCTGCTTGATGCCTACGGTATGTCTGTTGAGGATATTATCGAGGGAGCCAAGAAAGCCATCAAACATACAAAGGCATAA